ATGGGTATTTCACGCTCCTCACCCCCTCGGAGGACGCGCGCCACCTTTGCCTGAAGACCCATGAGTTTTTTGATGGCGTCAGAGGTGCGACCCATCGCCCGGCCCTCAAGAACCTTGCCGAACAAGATAAGCGTGATGAGAACAGCCGAGGCCTCGAAGTACACAAACATTTCATCAAGGCCCATCGCAGTCACCGCAAGGCTGTGAAGATAGGCGGCCGATGTGCCCAGAGCGACGAGGACATCCATGTTCGCGCCGCCACCCCTCAGGGAATGATACGCCCCCCGATAGAAGCGCCAGCCCGCGATGAACTGCACCGGGGTGGCAAGGGCAAGTTGCCACCAGCGGGGAAGCTCTGAAATCTCGCCTCCCCCGGGAAGATGCCCCTTCATCTGATACAGCAGGGGAAGCGAGAGAAGTGCCGAGGCCATTAACAGCCAAAGCTCGCGGCGCGCTTTTTTTTCTTTCTCGGCACGCTCGGCCTCTCCGGCGTCATCGCCCACTTCACTGGCCGTGTAGCCGGTCTTCTCAACCCGCTCAATCAAATTATCGACCGAGACGACCCCTGGCCTGTAGCTGATGAGCGCCCTTTCGGTGGCCAAATTCACCGTCGCTGATGACACCCCGTCGAGCGCGTTGAGCCGCTTGTCCACTCGCGCCGAGCAGGCGGCGCAGGTCATTCCGCCCACGGCAAGCTCAATCGATTTTTCGGGAACACGGAACCCGGTCTGAACAATTCGATCGGCGATGCCTGAGGGTGTGACTTTCTCTGGGTTATAGGTGACGCTGGCGCGGGCCGTTGCGAGATTGACGTTGGCCACGGCCACGCCCTCAAGGGCGCTCAGGCGACGCTCGATACGCGCTGAGCAGGCGGCACACGTCATCCCCTCAACCGGAATTTCCGTCTGCGTGAGCTCACTCTCTTTGGTTTCTGGCATTTTCACTTTCCCCCCCTACAAAACTCCGGCTTCAACCGGAGGGTTTTATGCGAATCAATTCACCCAGGGCAGACCTTCAAGAGCGCGACGGCAGTCTCTGCCAAGCGCCTCGGCATCGAGGGTGCTTCGCGCGATGATGTGGGCCCCTTGGATTTGTGCGAAAAAAGAGCGGGCAAGCCCCTCAGTATCTGCAGAGGATGGCAGCGCCCCCTCCTCCCTGGCCTGGCAAACCATAGTTTCAATCACCGATATCACCCCCCCCCAGACATTTTTCAAGGAGAGGCGCAGATCCTCATCCACCCCGCTGAGTTCAAGCGATAGCTTGCCAATTGGGCAGCCGCAGCAGGGCGACTCGGCCCTGGGCATCTCGGAATATAGATCGGCCAGCCTCTTTAACTGCCCGCGCCCTGCCCGCTCATTTTGCAGAACTGGCTGGAGAAAATTTTGATGAATCTGACGCTCGAAGTGATCGATTACGGCCAGGCCAAGGTTTTTCTTTGACTTGAAAAAATAATAGAGGCTTCCCCGATTGACGCCCGCCCGCCTGGCCACGCTATCGAGAGAGGCTGCCTGGTAGCCTTCGATGTAAAAAAGATCGGCGGCCGCACTCACAATGCGCTCTCGGGTGCCGGGCCCCTCTTTTTTCTTTGTTCCCACAGCTACCTTGCCAGCTGATTTAATCGTCTGTTTTCCTGCCCTCTTCCCTGCTGTCTCCAATACCATGGAAATTTCTCCTCGGGGAAAAGATAGGCCCATTTAGTTAGTCAGTCAACTAAATATATAAACAAAATAAATTATACTCATATATCGTTTAATAACAACTATTTGAAATGTAATTACGAGATAATATCTAGGTTATTATTCGCCCAGTGCAGTGAGATGCACCACCACAGATGACCTGAGCGCATCGAGATTGTAGCCACCCTCGAGAATACTGACGATTCGCCCATCACAGCAATCATGGGCAACGCTCTTGAGGATCCGTGTCATATGGCCAAACGACTCGCTCGAAAGACGCAACTCCCCCAATGGATCTCCCTTGTGGGCATCGAATCCAGCAGAAATGATGAGGAATTCGGGCGCAAACGCCCTGACGGCCGCCGCCGCCTCGTTTTCAAAGCGATCGAGATATTCTCCCTCTGGTGTCCCGGGGGCGAAGGTGAGGTTCAAGGTCGTCCCGAGGCCAGCTCCTTCGCCCCGCTCATTTTCCATTCCACTACCGGGCCACAGAGGGTGCTGCTGAAGCGAGACGAAGAAAACATCCGGGTCTTCCCAGAAAACGTTCTGCGTGCCGTTTCCGTGGTGCACATCCCAATCCAGAATCGCCACTCGGCGAAGACCGTGTTTTTCCTGAAGATATCGGGCGAGTATCGAGGCGGTGGCAAAGAGACAAAACCCCATCGCCCGAAATGGCAGGGCATGGTGGCCGGGCGGGCGCATCGCGCAAAAAGCAGTGGGATATTTACCGCCCACGACTTCGTCCCCTGCCGTTAGAGCCGCGTCCAGGGCATTCAGCGCCGCCTCGTAGCTACCATCGCTGATGCGCGTATCTCCATTATCGAGAACATGAAAATTATGCTCCCTGGCAGAGCGGACGAACTCAAAATATTCGTCATCATGCACACGGCGAATCCATTCCTCGGCGCCGTGCGTAAAAATCGGTCGATGCACAATCAGCGGAACGCGCTCACTAATTTCCTCGGGCCTAAGTCGCTCGGCCCTTTCAATACATTCCACGTGACGACCAGTGTTGTGGCGCAACGAGGATTCATCCCAGAAATAAGCAATTTGGGGCAATGCGGAGCCTCACCTTAAAAAATGGATTGCAGAAAAATCTAGACCAGTCGAACTCTCGGGTCTAAATATGAATAGATGAAATCAACAAGAAAATTAATGGAGACAAATATTACGGCAGCTATCGTTACCGAGGCTTGAACGAGAGGGAAATCCTTTGCATAAACAGCTTGAATCATGAGTCGCCCGATTCCAGGCCAAGCAAAGATTGTTTCGACAATAACCGCCCCACCCAGCAAGTGGCCAAATTCCAAGCCGATGATAGTGACCACCGGAATCAGCGAATTTCTCAATGCATGGATATAAACTATACTTCGCTCGGCGAGCCCCTTGGCTCTTGCTGTGCGGACATAGTCGAGCCCCAGGACTTCGAGCATCGAACTTCTGATAACCCGGGTGTTGCGCGCCAGAGAATAGGTTGCCAACGTAATCGCGGGAAGTATTAGTCTCTCAAAACCACCCCTTCCGCTAACCGGCAGCCAATGCAAGTGAACACCGAATATCAAAATTAGCATCAAACCAAGCCAGAATACTGGCATCGCCTGCCCGAACAGGGCCAAAAGCATACCACCATAATCGTAAGCGGAACCTCGCCTCGATGCGCTCAGAATTCCCAACGGCAACGCCAGAATCACAGAAATTAAAAGCGCCACCAGAGCCAACTCCAAGGTCGCCGGCACTCGTTCGGCGATGAGTTCAAAAGCCGGTTGGCGGTAGCGGAGGCTTTCCCCAAAATCGCCCTGTATCGCTCGGCTCACATAGGTCGTGTACTGGATGATCCAGGGCCTATCGAGTCCCATGTCCTTTCTGAGCTTTAAGACCTCCTCGCGAGTCCAGTCCTCTCCAACCATGGTGTCGGTCGGATCTCCCGAAAGGAAAAGCACGGCGAAGGTAATAAAACTCACCCCCACGATGACAAGCATCGCTCGAAAGGCACGCCGAATCAGATAAGCACCCACAGTATTCTCCTACGCCAATACCTATTTTTTCTCTTCCAAGGTAATCGAAGGAAGATAAATTCTCTCATCGGGCCGAGGCATCCACTTGACGCGAGAACTCAACCCATAAAAATCATACTGATTCCACAGAAAAACCCAGGGAGCATCGTCGCTTACAATTCGCTGCATCCGGTAGCTAATTTTTTTGCGCTCGGCCTGATTGAATACCTGCCCCAACCGTTTGTAGTTATCCATGAATTCCGAGTTCTTCCAGTCCGTAAGATTGGCATAAAGATTCTGGCGGAGAACGCCCAAATCGAGCTCGGCGTTAAATGCCGAACTGAAGCCATGATAGTAAAGGGGCGAGAACTTCTTCTTTCGTCGCCTGGAGAGGAATACCGACCATTCGAGGGGGTTTACCTCGGCCTTGATTCCCACGGCTCGAAGATTCGCCGCCACCGACTCGCAAATTTCCTTACCCTTGAGGTAGCGCGAAGCTGGCACATCAATTTTAATTTCAAAGGGCTTGCCGTCTCTCTCCAGAATGCCATCACCATTCGAGTCCTTGAAGCCAGCCTCTGCAAGCAGAGCTTTTGCCTTTTGAGGATCGTAGGAATAAGGCTTAATTGACGCATCGACATTTGGGCTGTTCACGATGCTCGCCATACGGGAACCATGCTTGTTCAGGATTTTATCCGTCACTAATTTGAAATTGACTGCATGGTTCAATGCCTGACGAACCCGTATGTCCTTAAAAGGGCCGAAATTCTGACGGATACCAAGATAGATGCGCCGGCCACCCTGAATTCCCTGGAGGCGTTTTCCTTTGTCCCCACTAACTAACATCGCCCCTTGATCCGGAGAAATATTAGCGATGATATCCGCGGCTCCCGACTCGAGTTCGGCAATGCGAGAGGAGGCCTCAGGAACGGGTCTCCAAATAACTGTCTTAACTTTCACCTTCCCGCCCCACCAATCTTCATTCGCCTCCATGCGGATAAAGTCGTCTTTTGCCCACTTCACTAACTTATAGGCGCCAGTGCCAATGGGCTTGCGCGAAACCTCTTTGGCGGATGTCTCGGTATAATGTTTAGGGGCAAGCATGTGGGCATTGACTAACCAGATGGGCAACGTCGCGACCGGGCGCTTCGTGTGGATGCGTACCGTGTGATCATCCACGATTTCGACATGGTCGAGCGCAATACGCCTTGGAACGGTGGTCCGGGCTTTGAGTTTTTTATCCAGCATCCGCTCAAACGTGAATTTGACTGCCTGGGCGTTGAAGGGCTCTCCGTTCGTAAATTCCACACCCTTACGAAGATGGAAAGTCCAAATTTTCTTCGTATCATCGATTTCCCATTTTTCGGCGAGCCCTGGCCCCAGAGTCATATTATCTTTGCGAACGACCAGGCCGTCGAAAATATTCATCAAAAAACTCCATTCGACCGTCGATGATGCAAATTGAGGATCGAACGAGCGCGCCTCAACCGAAACGAGAATCGTCAATGGACGATCAGCATCATCTCCTCCGCAACCCTGGAGAGACAGCAAAAAAAAGGTAATAAAAATCCCACCCCAAAATCGCTTTAACATTCGCAAAAAACCTCCGAAAGGAATCTAGGCATCGCCAAAAAATCGCCTAAATTAAGAATCTTTTCTCACCCTGGGGTCGAGATAATCCCTCATCCAATCACCAATAAGATTAATACTAAGAACCGTAAACATAATGGCCAGGCC
Above is a window of Nitrospinaceae bacterium DNA encoding:
- a CDS encoding TetR/AcrR family transcriptional regulator, coding for MVLETAGKRAGKQTIKSAGKVAVGTKKKEGPGTRERIVSAAADLFYIEGYQAASLDSVARRAGVNRGSLYYFFKSKKNLGLAVIDHFERQIHQNFLQPVLQNERAGRGQLKRLADLYSEMPRAESPCCGCPIGKLSLELSGVDEDLRLSLKNVWGGVISVIETMVCQAREEGALPSSADTEGLARSFFAQIQGAHIIARSTLDAEALGRDCRRALEGLPWVN
- a CDS encoding histone deacetylase, with the translated sequence MPQIAYFWDESSLRHNTGRHVECIERAERLRPEEISERVPLIVHRPIFTHGAEEWIRRVHDDEYFEFVRSAREHNFHVLDNGDTRISDGSYEAALNALDAALTAGDEVVGGKYPTAFCAMRPPGHHALPFRAMGFCLFATASILARYLQEKHGLRRVAILDWDVHHGNGTQNVFWEDPDVFFVSLQQHPLWPGSGMENERGEGAGLGTTLNLTFAPGTPEGEYLDRFENEAAAAVRAFAPEFLIISAGFDAHKGDPLGELRLSSESFGHMTRILKSVAHDCCDGRIVSILEGGYNLDALRSSVVVHLTALGE
- a CDS encoding ABC transporter permease, encoding MGAYLIRRAFRAMLVIVGVSFITFAVLFLSGDPTDTMVGEDWTREEVLKLRKDMGLDRPWIIQYTTYVSRAIQGDFGESLRYRQPAFELIAERVPATLELALVALLISVILALPLGILSASRRGSAYDYGGMLLALFGQAMPVFWLGLMLILIFGVHLHWLPVSGRGGFERLILPAITLATYSLARNTRVIRSSMLEVLGLDYVRTARAKGLAERSIVYIHALRNSLIPVVTIIGLEFGHLLGGAVIVETIFAWPGIGRLMIQAVYAKDFPLVQASVTIAAVIFVSINFLVDFIYSYLDPRVRLV